The Benincasa hispida cultivar B227 chromosome 11, ASM972705v1, whole genome shotgun sequence genome has a segment encoding these proteins:
- the LOC120090457 gene encoding calmodulin-binding transcription activator 3 isoform X2, translated as MAPFPPYTFPHPSDGRLNYRYSSRENFKRNRGTDEAALFSREFEDTTSHSEMDVSNSCSFHPSNYKILSQTAEISLNSAQVSEYEDAESEYGYRESTVFHSSPALQQSKMESNSADLCDPKYPISLADIYQENFTAFGGNGFPTTSDRSKYSNSAGLVYEPHKKIFFSSENVLESSATGIYSSHLRPSFSTSQPQLLDDVPKQGDEIVGLLFSDKCKRTVFNNHLHAQEDYQNFQSYHQTTQMDPETQNDQSMQEYLQKVLANTKHKYHPNSISDGRVILEGKSNFAKKQPSLDAITTESLRNSDNFNQLMNRELGDMEASMQSNSGTYWNSVKSEVGTSSISSHTHLDACMFNPSSHEQLFHIIDFSPSWAYEGSEIKVLISGKFLKSQHEVKNLKWSCMFGEVEVPAEVISNGVLRCFTPIHKAGKVPFYVTRSNRLACSDVRDFEYRVKCIQDVDVMYDHSITNEALALRFVKLISLSCSDILIADPNSLSDYNKISELLKVDNSEWDQLIKPDESVSLESARELLLQRLLKEKLHVWLLQRVREGGRGPSVLDEHGQGVIHFAAALNYDWALLPAVVAGINVNFRDANGWTALHWAALFGRERAVAALISLGAVPGAPADPSPQYPSGRTPSDLASSNGHKGIAGYLAEAALSAHLESLNFDNQESKAADTCKEKAVQTAAERVPTPHEGNDMYTLSLKDSLAAVSNATQAAARIHEVMRVQSFQRKQLEVNDKFDVSNDQALSLLPVKRRNPGPHDEHAAAIRIQNKFRSWKGRKDFLIIRQRIVKIQAHARGHQVRMNYRKIVWSVGILEKIILRWRRKGSGLRGFRPETIAEDSSSRQNTSLTEDDDDFLKRGRKQTEERLQKALARVKSMVQYPEARDQYRRLLNVVMEMQEIKGKDGVLDNLDETADFDDLIDIEALLDEDAFIPAASL; from the exons ATGGCTCCTTTCCCACCTTATACTTTTCCTCATCCTTCCGATGGTCGTCTCAATTATAGATAT AGCAGTAGAGAAAATTTCAAGCGTAATAGGGGGACTGATGAAGCTGCTCTCTTCTCTCGAGAATTTGAAGATACCACGAGCCATTCAGAAATGGACGTTTCTAACTCCTGTAGTTTTCATCCATCTAATTACAAAATACTTTCACAAACTGCTGAAATTAGCCTGAACAGTGCCCAGGTATCAGAATATGAAGATGCTGAATCAG AATATGGTTACCGAGAAAGTACTGTTTTCCATTCTTCTCCTGCATTACAACAGTCGAAAATGGAGAGTAATAGTGCTGATCTCTGTGATCCAAAATATCCTATATCATTAGCAG ATATTTATCAAGAAAACTTTACGGCCTTTGGTGGGAATGGCTTTCCGACTACATCAGATAGAAGTAAATACAGCAATAGTGCTGGATTAGTTTACGAGCCCCacaaaaaaattttcttctcttctgAGAATGTCTTGGAAAGTAGTGCTACTGGAATATATTCATCCCATCTGCGGCCATCATTTTCTACATCTCAACCTCAACTTTTAGACGATGTTCCAAAACAAGGTGATGAGATAGTGGGGCTGCTCTTCTCTGATAAATGTAAAAGGACAGTGTTTAATAATCACCTACATGCGCAGGAAGATTATCAG AATTTTCAATCATATCATCAGACCACCCAAATGGATCCAGAGACGCAAAATGATCAGTCAATGCAAGAATACCTCCAAAAGGTGCTCGCAAATACAAAGCACAAATATCACCCGAACTCAATCTCTGATGGAAGGGTAATATTGGAGGGGAAATCCAACTTCGCAAAAAAACAGCCTTCATTAGATGCTATTACAACTGAATCTCTGAGGAACAGTGATAATTTTAATCAATTGATGAATAGAGAACTAGGAGATATGGAGGCAAGCATGCAGTCCAATTCTGGAACATACTGGAATAGTGTTAAAAGTGAAGTTGGTACTTCCAGCATCTCTTCTCATACACATCTGGATGCATGCATGTTCAATCCCTCCTCTCATGAACAGCTCTTTCACATTATTGATTTTTCGCCAAGCTGGGCATATGAAGGTTCTGAAATCAAG GTTTTGATATCAGGGAAATTCTTGAAGAGTCAACATGAAGTGAAAAATCTCAAGTGGTCTTGCATGTTTGGCGAGGTGGAAGTACCAGCTGAAGTTATATCAAATGGTGTATTGCGATGTTTTACTCCCATACACAAGGCTGGGAAGGTTCCCTTTTATGTTACACGTTCCAATAGATTAGCTTGTAGCGATGTACGAGACTTTGAATACCGAGTTAAGTGCATACAAGACGTGGATGTTATGTACGATCATAGCATCACAAATGAAGCACTTGCTTTgcgttttgtaaaattaatatctCTGAGCTGTTCAGACATTTTGATTGCTGATCCCAACAGCCTTAGTGACTACAATAAAATCAGCGAATTGCTAAAAGTTGACAATAGTGAGTGGGATCAGTTGATAAAGCCCGATGAGAGTGTTTCCCTCGAAAGCGCAAGAGAGTTGCTGCTTCAAAGGTTACTTAAAGAGAAGTTACACGTATGGCTATTGCAGAGAGTAAGGGAAGGTGGGAGAGGCCCTAGCGTACTGGATGAGCATGGTCAAGGTGTGATACATTTTGCTGCTGCACTTAACTATGATTGGGCCCTTCTACCAGCAGTAGTTGCTGGCATAAATGTCAATTTTCGTGATGCAAATGGATGGACAGCACTACATTGGGCTGCACTCTTTGGCAG AGAGCGTGCAGTAGCTGCCCTCATCTCTCTGGGTGCAGTTCCTGGAGCACCTGCGGATCCAAGCCCCCAGTATCCATCTGGCAGAACTCCTTCTGATTTAGCATCCTCAAATGGGCACAAAGGCATTGCTGGTTATCTTGCAGAGGCGGCCCTAAGCGCGCACTTGGAATCTCTGAATTTTGATAATCAAGAAAGTAAGGCTGCAGACACTTGTAAAGAAAAAGCAGTACAAACAGCTGCCGAGCGTGTCCCCACTCCGCATGAGGGCAATGATATGTATACATTGTCCCTCAAGGATTCATTAGCAGCCGTATCTAATGCTACCCAAGCTGCTGCTCGTATTCATGAGGTTATGAGGGTGCAGTCCTTCCAAAGAAAGCAATTGGAGGTGAACGATAAATTTGACGTTTCAAATGATCAGGCTCTTTCACTTTTACCAGTTAAGAGACGTAATCCAGGACCACATGATGAGCATGCTGCTGCCATTCGCATACAAAACAAGTTCCGTAGTTGGAAGGGCAGGAAAGATTTTCTCATAATCCGACAGAGAATTGTTAAAATTCAG GCCCATGCAAGAGGCCATCAGGTCCGAATGAACTACCGGAAAATCGTGTGGTCAGTGGGAATTCTGGAGAAGATTATTTTGCGttggagaagaaaaggaagTGGTTTACGAGGATTTAGGCCAGAAACAATAGCTGAGGACAGCAGCAGCAGACAAAATACATCGTTGACAGAGGATGATGACGACTTTTTGAAACGAGGCAGAAAGCAAACAGAAGAAAGGTTGCAGAAGGCTCTTGCTAGAGTTAAGTCTATGGTGCAATATCCTGAGGCAAGGGATCAATACCGCAGGCTTTTAAATGTTGTCATGGAGATGCAAGAAATAAAG GGGAAAGATGGTGTTCTAGACAATTTAGATGAAACAGCTGATTTTGATGACTTAATCGACATTGAAGCCTTGTTGGATGAAGATGCTTTCATTCCTGCTGCATCGCTGTAA